The Pseudonocardia broussonetiae DNA segment GCTCACTCCCTGATCGTAGGCGCGGGGGCTCGTGCCCACCCGTCGCGGTCGCACAGGCCGTGGCGCGTCGCTCAGGCTGCACGACCTGCGACGGCCCGGAACCTGTGCGACGGCGGGCTCAGCGGCGGAACGTCCGCCTCAGGCGTGCGGCCGTCGCGTCGAACGGGTCGAGATCGGCCCAGCTCCAGCGCACCGCGCCCAGGCCCTCGCCGCGCATCGCGTCCTCGCGCAGCTTCTCCGCGTACACGACGTCGCCCGCCGTCCGCCCCGTGGGCACGAGCCGCCCGTACTTCTCCCGCCCGTCGAACTCACCGAAGGTGCGGAGCTCCGGCCACCCGAAGTCGGCGCGACCCAGCGCGACCCCCGTCGCCGACCGGACCACCCACTGCAACACCGGCTCGGGAAGGCCCGCACGCAGCATCGCGACCCGGCTGCGCGACTCCCCGACGCTCTCGGCGCCCCACCGGGCGAACGCCAGCGCCCGGCGGGCGGCGGGCACGCCCGGGCGTCCGCGGGCCGCGTCGAGCGCCTCGTCGAGCTCGGCCCGCGTCACGAGCTTCCGCCACAGCGCCGCGTCGGCCACGACCACGGCCTGCTCGAACCCGAGGTGGCGTCCCACGTCGGCGAGCGTGCGGGGCAGCGACGTGACGGCGACACCGTCGACCGAGGTGGTCTCCCACGGCTCCAGCGGCGCGGCGTGGACGTGCAGGTCACCGGTGCGCCGGGCTCCCGAGCGGCGACCGCGGGTCAGCTGCACGCGGCGCAGGGGGTCGCCCCACACCGGGAGGCCGTGCAGCACGGCCGCGGACAGGTGGCTGACGACGGCGTCCGGCGACACCTGCCCGACCGCGGCCCGCACCTGCACGGCGTGGCGCGCCTCCGGGCGACTCGGCAGCACCCCCGGCCGGGCGTAGGCGCCGCGGCGGACGCTGCACAGCTCCCCGCGCCGGCGCCGGGCCCGGATCTCGGTGTCGTCGAACCCGTGGGCGAGGAGCTCGCGCCGGGTGAGCAGCCGCGCGTCGTCGATGTCCATGCGACGACGATGGGCGGAAGGAGGCGGCGCCGGAGGCGAACGGGGCAGGTTGTGGACAACCCGCGTGCCGTCGCACAGGTTCCGGGCGCTCGCAGGTGCTGCAGCCCCTGCGACGAGCCACCAGCCGTGCGACGACCGCCGGGCCTCAGCGCAGCTTCACCACGCGCGTCGCCAGCAGGCCCGCACCCCCCGCCCACGCCACCAGCACCAGGACCGGGAGCAGGGCCGGGGGTGCGCCCGTGGTCAGCACCGTCCGCAGCCCCTCGGCCAGCGCACCGGACGGCAGCACCGAGGCCACGGCGGCGAGCGGGCCGGGGAGCTGGGAGAGCGGGATCACGATGCCGCCCGCGAGCAGCAGCACGAACCACACGACGTTGGCGACGGCGAGGGTCACCTCGGCCCGCAGCGTGCCGCCCAGCAGGATGCCCAGCGCGCCGAACGCGGCCGACCCGAGCAGCACGAGCAGCGCGCCCCAGGCCAGGCCGGCCGCGGCGGGCCGCCAGCCCAGGACCGCGGCGAGGGCGCCGAGCACCAGCATCTGGAGCACGACCACCCCCAGCACGGCGACGAGCCGGCCCGCGACCAGCAGCCAGCGGGGGAGCGCGGTGGCGGCGAGGCGGCGGATGACGCCGTAGCGGCGGTCGAAGCCGAACGCGATCGCCTGCCCGGTGAACGCCGTCGACATCACCGCGAGCGCCAGCACCCCCGGTGTCACGGCGTCGACGCGCGGCTCGGGCAGCGGCACGAGCGCCAGCAGCGTCAGCCCGACCAGCAGCACGACGGGGATGAGCAGCGTCAGCAGCACCTGCTCGCCGTTGCGCAGCGCGAGGCGCAGCTCGGTGCCGGCCTGCGCGGCGAGCATCCGCCCGGGCGAGCCGGCGCCGGGGCGCGGGGTGAACGTGCCGGGCACGAAGGCGCCCTGCGGCGAGGAGTACATCGACGAGGTCATGCGCGCAGCTCCCGGCCGGTCAGTTCGAGGAACACGTCCTCCAGGCTGCGGCGCGCCACCTGCACGTCGTCGGCCAGCGCGCCCTGCTCGGCGCACCACGAGGTGATCACGGACAGGACAGTGGGGTTGATCCGGCCCTGCACCAGGTAGCGCCCGGCGATGGGCTCGGCGGCGCCGTAGCCGTCGGGCAGCGCGGTGCGCAGGCCGGCGAGGTCCATCCCGGGGCGGGCCCGGAACCGCAGCTCCTGCTGCTCGCCGGCGGTGAGCGCGGCGGGCGTGCCGTGGGCGACGACGCGGCCGTGGTCGACGATCACGACGTCGTCGGCCAGCGCCTCCGCCTCCTCCATGAGGTGCGTGGTGAGCAGCACGGCGACGCCGTCGCGCCGCAGCGCGGAGATGAGGTCCCAGACCAGGCGGCGGCCCTGGGGGTCCATGCCGGCGGTCGGCTCGTCGAGGAACACCAGCTCCGGGCGTCCGACGACGGCGCAGGCCAGCGCGAGGCGCTGCTGCTGCCCGCCGGACAGGCGCTTGTAGGGGGTGCGGCCGCAGGCGTCGAGGCCCAGCACCCCGGAGAGCCAGCCGACGTCGAGCGGGTGCGCCGCGCAGGCCGCGACGACCCGCAGCATCTCCCCGGCGTGCACCCCCGGGTACGCGCCGCCGCCCTGCGGCATGACGCCGATCCGGGCGCGCAGGGCGTCGGGCGCGCCGGCGGGGTCGACGCCCAGCACGCGGACCTCGCCCGCGTCGGCCCGGGCGAACCCCGTGCACACTTCGACGGTGGTGGTCTTGCCCGCCCCGTTGGGCCCCAGCAGGGCGAGCACGGACGACGGTGCCAGCTCGAGGTCGAGCCCGTCGACCGCGGTGCTCCGCCCGTAGCGCTTGACCAGGCCACGCACGGACACGGCGGGTTGCGAGCTCACACGGTGAGTCTAGAGAGGTGCCCCCCGGTCCTCCTTCGGGCGACCCGCCGGGACGTGCCCGGGCCAGGCGTCGACGTCGACGCCGGTGCGCCCGACGAGGCTGCGCCGCACCACGAGCAGGGTCAGCGCGATCACCAGCAGCCCGGCGACGATGGACATCGGGAGCTGGTAGGCGCGGAAGTTGAAGTCGGCGCCCGTGGGCGGCACGACGATCGCGAGGATGCCGGAGATGATCAGCATCGCCCGGCGGGCCTTGGGCATCGCCTTCGTCGCGGCCAGCGGGATCACGGCCCAGAGCAGGTACCAGGGGTGCACGATCGGGCTGAGCACGACGACGGCGGCCATCCCGGCCGCCATCCCGGTGATCGCGTCGAGCCGCCCGCGCAGCACGGCGAGCATCAGCCACCCGGCGAGCAGCGCCGCGAGGACGAGCCCGGCCGTCCGGGTCAGCCCGAGCACGGCGTCGGTGTGGTCGCCCAGGCCGCCGAGGATGATGCCGACCTGCCCGCCCAGCAGCCCGAAGTCGGTGGAGATCGACAGCCAGCTGCGGATCAGGCTGGGCGCGTCGAGGGCGTCGAGCCAGGCCAGCCCGAGGCCGGTGCCGATCCCGAACGCGGCGTAGACCAGGACGGCGATGCCGGTGTAGAGGGCGGTGGCGACGGCGACGTCGCGCACCCGCCCGCCGCGCCGGCGCGCCCACTCGATGCCCAGGAAGCCCAGCGCGAGCAGCGCCGGGAGCTTGACCGCCGAGGCCAGCACGATCAGCACCCCGCCGGCCAGCAGGTGGGGGTCCCACCAGCGGTCGCCGGCGCGCAGGCCGACCTCGAACCCGACGAGCATCAGCCCGACCATGAGCGACTCGTTGTGCATGCCGCTGACGAGGTGGAACAGCACGAGGGGGTTGGCCGCGCCGAGCCACATCGCCAGGCCGACGTCGAGCCCGCAGCGCCGCGCCAGCTTGGGCAGCACCCAGACGATCATGGCGACGCCGAGCAGCGCCAGCGCCCGGTGCGCGAACACCCCGGCGACGATGTCGTTGCCGGTGAGGGCGGTGATGCCGCGGCCGAGGACCAGGAAGAACGGGCCGTAGGGGGCGCCGGTGTCGCGCCAGATCGTGGGGATGGAGCGCACCAGCGGGTCGTCGACGCCGAACGCCTCGGCCGGGCCGAGCGTGTAGGGGTCGAGACCGCGGGCCAGCGTCGCGCTCTGGGCGAGGTAGCTGTAGACGTCGCGGGAGAACAGCGGCGGGGCCAGGGCCAGCGGGATGGCCCACAGCACGGCGGTGCGCGCCAGCTGGGTGCGGTCCGGCGCCGGGGCCACCGCGCCGTTCGCGCGCAGCATCTTGCCGATCCACAGCCACGCCAGCACGACCATGCCGATCCCGGCGTAGGTGACGGCGATGGCGACCGTGGCGTTGCGGCTGGGCAGGCTGAGCACCCGGATGCCGAACAGGGGGTTCGGGACGGGCAGCGCGCCGGACCCGAGCGCCCCGCCCGCCATGAGCAGCGAGCCGACCAGACCGAACAGCCGGGCGGTGCGGCTGGGGTCGCGCGCGGGGGCGGGAGGCGGACCGCCGGGTGCGGTCGTGGTGTCCACCCCCGGTGCGGTCATGGCCGGAGCGTATCGAGGGGGTCCGGGAGTGAAGCGCCTCACCCGTGGAGGGGGTGCCTTTGCCGTCTCCGGGCATATACGCAACACTGGTGTTGTGAAAAGCACCGGAACGCCCCTCGACGGGCACCTGCCCGCAGACGGGCGAACCCGGGAGTCCGTCGCGCGCCTGCTGATGGAGCAGGGCCCGATCGTCGCGGCGGACGTCGCGGCTCGTCTGGGCCTGTCCTCCCCGGCGGTGCGCCGGCACCTCGACGCGCTGATCGCCGACGGCGAGGCCGAGGTCCGCGACGCCCCCCGCCGGGGCCCGCGCGGCCGCGGCCGTCCGGCGCGGGAGTACCTGCTCACCGACTCCGGCCGGGCCCGGTTCGGGCACGGCTACGACGACCTCGCGGTCGCCGCGCTGCGCTACCTGGTCGAGCACGGTGGTCCCGACGCCGTCGAGGGCTTCGCGCAGAGCCGCGTCGAGCAGCTGCTCGGCGACGGCGTCGCGAAGGTCGAGGCGGCACACGGCTCCGGCGCGCGGGTCCAGGCGCTGGCCGACGTGCTCACCGCACGGGGCTACGCCGCACAGGCCCGCGACGGCGGGCACGGCGTGCAGCTGTGCCAGCACCACTGCCCGGTCGCCCACGTGGCGGCCGAGTTCCCGGCGCTGTGCGAGGCGGAGACCCACGCCTTCGCGGAGCTGCTGGGCACGCACGTGCAGCGGCTCGCCACCATCGCCCGCGGTGACTCCGCGTGCACCACGCACATCCCGCTGGACCTTCCCGAGGTCCGGCGGATGAACACCACCACGACTCCGGGGCCGCGCCCCGGGGCAACGATCCCGAGAGGGAGGCAGTCCGAATGACGACCGCTCCTGAAGCACTCACCCAGGAGGAGACGCTCGCGACGCTCGGCCGCTACGACTTCGGCTGGGCCGATCCGGACGCCGCCGGCGCCACGGCCCGTCGCGGTCTGTCCGCGGACGTCGTCGCCGACATCTCCGCGCTCAAGTCCGAGCCGCAGTGGATGCTCGACTTCCGCCTCAAGGCCCTCGACATGTTCGAGAAGAAGCCGATGCCGCGCTGGGGCTCCGACCTCTCGGGCATCGACTTCGACAACATCAAGTACTTCGTGCGCTCGTCGGAGAAGCAGGCCGCCACCTGGGACGACCTGCCCGCCGACATCAAGAACACCTACGACAAGCTGGGCATCCCGGAGGCCGAGAAGGCCCGCCTGGTGTCCGGTGTCGCGGCGCAGTACGAGTCCGAGGTCGTCTACCACTCGATCCGCGAGGACCTCGAGGAGCAGGGCGTCATCTTCCTCGACACCGACACGGCGCTGAAGGAGCACCCGGAGATGTTCCGGGAGTACTTCGGCTCGGTGATCCCGTCGGGTGACAACAAGTTCTCCGCGCTGAACTCCGCGGTGTGGTCGGGCGGCTCGTTCATCTACGTCCCGCCGGGCGTGCACGTCGACATCCCGCTGCAGGCCTACTTCCGGATCAACACCGAGAACATGGGCCAGTTCGAGCGCACGCTGATCATCGTCGACGAGGGTGCCTACGTGCACTACGTCGAGGGCTGCACGGCGCCGATCTACAGCTCCGACTCGCTGCACTCCGCGGTCGTCGAGATCATCGTGAAGAAGGGCGGCCGCTGCCGCTACACGACGATCCAGAACTGGTCGAACAACGTCTACAACCTGGTCACCAAGCGGGCCAAGGCCGAGGCCGGCGCCACCATGGAGTGGGTCGACGGCAACCTGGGCTCCAAGGTCACCATGAAGTACC contains these protein-coding regions:
- a CDS encoding type IV toxin-antitoxin system AbiEi family antitoxin domain-containing protein, with protein sequence MDIDDARLLTRRELLAHGFDDTEIRARRRRGELCSVRRGAYARPGVLPSRPEARHAVQVRAAVGQVSPDAVVSHLSAAVLHGLPVWGDPLRRVQLTRGRRSGARRTGDLHVHAAPLEPWETTSVDGVAVTSLPRTLADVGRHLGFEQAVVVADAALWRKLVTRAELDEALDAARGRPGVPAARRALAFARWGAESVGESRSRVAMLRAGLPEPVLQWVVRSATGVALGRADFGWPELRTFGEFDGREKYGRLVPTGRTAGDVVYAEKLREDAMRGEGLGAVRWSWADLDPFDATAARLRRTFRR
- a CDS encoding ABC transporter permease, which encodes MTSSMYSSPQGAFVPGTFTPRPGAGSPGRMLAAQAGTELRLALRNGEQVLLTLLIPVVLLVGLTLLALVPLPEPRVDAVTPGVLALAVMSTAFTGQAIAFGFDRRYGVIRRLAATALPRWLLVAGRLVAVLGVVVLQMLVLGALAAVLGWRPAAAGLAWGALLVLLGSAAFGALGILLGGTLRAEVTLAVANVVWFVLLLAGGIVIPLSQLPGPLAAVASVLPSGALAEGLRTVLTTGAPPALLPVLVLVAWAGGAGLLATRVVKLR
- a CDS encoding ABC transporter ATP-binding protein produces the protein MSSQPAVSVRGLVKRYGRSTAVDGLDLELAPSSVLALLGPNGAGKTTTVEVCTGFARADAGEVRVLGVDPAGAPDALRARIGVMPQGGGAYPGVHAGEMLRVVAACAAHPLDVGWLSGVLGLDACGRTPYKRLSGGQQQRLALACAVVGRPELVFLDEPTAGMDPQGRRLVWDLISALRRDGVAVLLTTHLMEEAEALADDVVIVDHGRVVAHGTPAALTAGEQQELRFRARPGMDLAGLRTALPDGYGAAEPIAGRYLVQGRINPTVLSVITSWCAEQGALADDVQVARRSLEDVFLELTGRELRA
- the mptB gene encoding polyprenol phosphomannose-dependent alpha 1,6 mannosyltransferase MptB, encoding MTAPGVDTTTAPGGPPPAPARDPSRTARLFGLVGSLLMAGGALGSGALPVPNPLFGIRVLSLPSRNATVAIAVTYAGIGMVVLAWLWIGKMLRANGAVAPAPDRTQLARTAVLWAIPLALAPPLFSRDVYSYLAQSATLARGLDPYTLGPAEAFGVDDPLVRSIPTIWRDTGAPYGPFFLVLGRGITALTGNDIVAGVFAHRALALLGVAMIVWVLPKLARRCGLDVGLAMWLGAANPLVLFHLVSGMHNESLMVGLMLVGFEVGLRAGDRWWDPHLLAGGVLIVLASAVKLPALLALGFLGIEWARRRGGRVRDVAVATALYTGIAVLVYAAFGIGTGLGLAWLDALDAPSLIRSWLSISTDFGLLGGQVGIILGGLGDHTDAVLGLTRTAGLVLAALLAGWLMLAVLRGRLDAITGMAAGMAAVVVLSPIVHPWYLLWAVIPLAATKAMPKARRAMLIISGILAIVVPPTGADFNFRAYQLPMSIVAGLLVIALTLLVVRRSLVGRTGVDVDAWPGHVPAGRPKEDRGAPL
- a CDS encoding helix-turn-helix transcriptional regulator, producing the protein MKSTGTPLDGHLPADGRTRESVARLLMEQGPIVAADVAARLGLSSPAVRRHLDALIADGEAEVRDAPRRGPRGRGRPAREYLLTDSGRARFGHGYDDLAVAALRYLVEHGGPDAVEGFAQSRVEQLLGDGVAKVEAAHGSGARVQALADVLTARGYAAQARDGGHGVQLCQHHCPVAHVAAEFPALCEAETHAFAELLGTHVQRLATIARGDSACTTHIPLDLPEVRRMNTTTTPGPRPGATIPRGRQSE
- the sufB gene encoding Fe-S cluster assembly protein SufB, giving the protein MTTAPEALTQEETLATLGRYDFGWADPDAAGATARRGLSADVVADISALKSEPQWMLDFRLKALDMFEKKPMPRWGSDLSGIDFDNIKYFVRSSEKQAATWDDLPADIKNTYDKLGIPEAEKARLVSGVAAQYESEVVYHSIREDLEEQGVIFLDTDTALKEHPEMFREYFGSVIPSGDNKFSALNSAVWSGGSFIYVPPGVHVDIPLQAYFRINTENMGQFERTLIIVDEGAYVHYVEGCTAPIYSSDSLHSAVVEIIVKKGGRCRYTTIQNWSNNVYNLVTKRAKAEAGATMEWVDGNLGSKVTMKYPAVMLMGEYAKGEVLSIAFAGEGQHQDAGAKMTHLAPHTSSTIISKSVARGGGRTSYRGLVRVNPNAHHSRSTVKCDALLVDTISRSDTYPYVDVRNDDVSMGHEATVSKVSEDQLFYLMSRGLTEDEAMAMVVRGFVEPIARELPMEYALELNRLIELQMEGSVG